One Gemmatimonadaceae bacterium genomic region harbors:
- a CDS encoding HD domain-containing protein — translation MTTPRQTPVAGMARTSGRTPAAGSRAQVAMSDLSGDSFVRRAGRQLIVSIYGAMRVIRLYPPENEAVRNALADLARVAQELYEHEHEVELRASNEFIFVNSTRLRLDLDNYAAFSQILSVLRAVGVGSVRLAREAEPRDWLVFLSLLLSQSKQGDDVTAFDLTEKLAAAAVTVFELGAPLVTEEDPDFKQRAKEAAKRTYSQSVAVTKEVMNSVRMGASPNIKKIKRVVQTIVDQILNEETSLVGLTTIRDYDEYTFTHSVNVCIFSVALGRRLGLSKLQLYDLGLAALFHDIGKSRVPLTVLNKTDNLSDDDWRWLAAHPWLGVLALFHMRGQQDLPYRAMVVAYEHHMKQDLTGYPKTIRPRQQSIFSRIVAVADGFDAATTRRAYQTVPMSPAAVLAGMRDNPRRGMDPVVVKGFINLLGVFPVGTLVVLDTFELAVVHAVNPNPAAISRPVVRIVSDDRGNVLYPGHLVDLTEQKADGSAYVRTIIKTENPDRYGINVGDYFV, via the coding sequence GTGACGACGCCGCGACAGACGCCCGTGGCGGGGATGGCGCGCACCAGCGGGCGGACTCCCGCCGCCGGGTCGCGCGCGCAGGTCGCGATGAGCGACCTGTCCGGCGATTCGTTCGTGCGCCGCGCCGGGCGACAACTGATCGTGAGCATCTACGGCGCCATGCGGGTGATTCGCCTCTATCCGCCGGAGAACGAAGCGGTGCGCAACGCGCTGGCCGACCTTGCGCGCGTGGCCCAGGAGCTCTACGAGCACGAGCACGAAGTGGAGCTGCGCGCGTCCAACGAGTTCATCTTCGTGAACTCGACGCGGCTGCGGCTCGATCTCGACAACTATGCGGCCTTCTCGCAGATCCTCTCGGTGCTGCGCGCCGTTGGGGTGGGCTCGGTGCGCCTGGCGCGCGAGGCGGAACCGCGCGACTGGCTCGTCTTCCTCTCGCTCCTTCTGAGCCAGAGCAAGCAGGGCGACGACGTCACGGCCTTCGACCTCACCGAGAAGCTCGCCGCCGCCGCGGTGACGGTGTTCGAGCTGGGCGCGCCGCTGGTGACCGAGGAGGACCCCGACTTCAAGCAGCGCGCCAAGGAAGCGGCCAAGCGCACCTACTCGCAGTCGGTGGCGGTGACCAAGGAAGTGATGAACTCGGTGCGCATGGGGGCGTCGCCGAATATCAAGAAGATCAAGCGCGTGGTGCAAACCATCGTCGACCAGATCCTCAACGAGGAGACGTCGCTGGTGGGGCTCACCACCATTCGCGACTACGACGAGTACACGTTCACGCACTCGGTCAACGTCTGCATCTTTTCCGTGGCGCTGGGGCGGCGCCTGGGGTTGAGCAAGTTGCAGCTGTACGACCTGGGGCTGGCGGCGCTCTTCCACGACATCGGCAAGTCGCGCGTCCCGCTCACGGTGCTCAACAAGACCGACAACCTGAGCGACGACGACTGGCGCTGGCTGGCGGCGCATCCCTGGCTTGGCGTGCTGGCGCTGTTCCACATGCGCGGGCAGCAGGATCTGCCGTACCGCGCCATGGTGGTGGCGTACGAGCATCACATGAAGCAGGACCTCACGGGGTATCCCAAGACCATTCGCCCGCGGCAGCAGAGCATCTTCAGCCGCATCGTGGCGGTGGCCGACGGCTTCGACGCCGCCACCACGCGTCGCGCCTACCAGACGGTCCCCATGTCGCCAGCGGCGGTGCTCGCCGGGATGCGCGACAACCCGCGACGCGGGATGGACCCGGTGGTGGTGAAGGGGTTCATCAACTTGTTAGGCGTCTTCCCGGTCGGGACGCTGGTCGTCCTGGACACGTTCGAGCTGGCGGTGGTGCATGCGGTGAATCCCAACCCCGCCGCCATCTCGCGCCCCGTGGTCCGCATCGTGAGCGACGACCGCGGCAACGTCCTCTACCCCGGGCACCTCGTCGACCTCACCGAGCAGAAGGCGGACGGGTCGGCATATGTGCGCACGATCATCAAGACCGAGAATCCGGACCGTTACGGCATCAATGTCGGTGACTATTTCGTCTGA
- a CDS encoding HEAT repeat domain-containing protein — translation MTLPSASTPNQHAEDRPEPPFPLALVEEMLRMFGRAVRAQQLYLPNNPTFLRALDNARASFAPIWAHCEELVIEVTDTQLRWEGQTVINEPDKTTDALPWILYKDGIRELRLLREVEQQELVQLIDIIVRVRKASPDEDDLLTLLWEQEFSFVRYRYVDVALEGVAPLDASDLAKQDRLVDPKQIQEPPQETILPSGVVNLDDFDSTLYFLDEREIEYLKDAVSTEYASELRGNVVNILLDVFEVQVDPAIRDEIVGVLDNLLVHLLTAGQLRTVAHLLREVNIAANRARDLTPPQRETLLSLPNRMSEPEALSQLLQSLDERTDLADQSELNELFDQLRVSALGTIFSWLGRLQTPRVRTQLESAAQRLAAAHTGELVRLIGAPERDVALEAIRRSGAMKAAAAVPALSRLMTQPDNDVRLAAVQALAEIGTPGALQQLERCIDDSSREVRVATAKAFAQRVHRPALPKVEAAIKGKRLSDADLTEKMALFEAFGAMCGDGGVALLDGLLNSKSFFGRREDPELRACAAMALGRVGTTDAIAVLRRAATDKEILVRNAVNRALRGGTA, via the coding sequence GTGACCCTGCCGTCGGCGAGCACCCCGAACCAGCATGCGGAGGATCGCCCCGAGCCGCCGTTTCCGTTGGCGCTCGTGGAGGAGATGCTCCGCATGTTCGGTCGTGCGGTGCGCGCGCAGCAGCTGTACCTCCCCAACAACCCGACCTTCCTGCGCGCGCTCGACAATGCGCGTGCCTCGTTCGCCCCCATCTGGGCGCATTGCGAGGAGCTGGTCATCGAGGTGACCGACACACAACTGCGCTGGGAAGGGCAGACGGTCATCAACGAGCCGGACAAGACCACCGACGCGCTGCCGTGGATCCTGTACAAGGACGGCATTCGCGAGTTGCGCCTGCTGCGCGAGGTGGAGCAGCAGGAGCTGGTGCAGCTGATCGACATCATCGTCCGGGTGCGCAAGGCGTCGCCTGACGAGGACGACCTCCTGACGCTGCTGTGGGAGCAGGAGTTCTCGTTCGTGCGGTACCGCTACGTGGACGTGGCGCTGGAGGGCGTGGCGCCGCTCGATGCGTCCGACCTCGCGAAGCAGGACCGCCTCGTCGATCCGAAGCAGATCCAGGAGCCGCCGCAGGAGACGATCCTCCCGTCGGGCGTGGTGAACCTCGATGACTTCGACAGCACGCTGTATTTCCTCGACGAGCGCGAGATCGAGTACCTGAAGGACGCGGTGTCGACCGAGTACGCGTCGGAGCTGCGCGGCAACGTCGTCAACATCCTCCTCGACGTGTTCGAGGTGCAGGTGGATCCGGCGATTCGCGACGAGATCGTCGGCGTCCTCGACAACCTGCTCGTGCACCTGCTCACGGCGGGACAGCTGCGTACGGTGGCGCACCTGCTGCGCGAGGTGAACATCGCCGCCAACCGCGCACGCGACCTCACGCCGCCGCAGCGCGAGACACTGCTCTCGCTCCCCAACCGGATGAGCGAACCGGAGGCGTTGTCGCAACTCCTGCAGTCGCTGGACGAGCGCACCGACCTGGCCGACCAGTCGGAATTGAACGAGCTGTTCGACCAACTCCGCGTCTCGGCGCTGGGGACGATCTTCTCGTGGCTGGGACGATTGCAGACGCCGAGGGTGCGGACGCAGCTCGAGTCGGCGGCGCAGCGGCTGGCGGCGGCGCACACCGGTGAGCTGGTGCGGTTGATTGGCGCGCCGGAGCGCGACGTGGCGTTGGAGGCGATTCGCCGCTCGGGGGCGATGAAGGCGGCGGCGGCGGTGCCGGCGCTCTCGCGCCTGATGACGCAACCCGACAACGACGTGCGGCTGGCGGCGGTGCAGGCGCTGGCGGAGATCGGGACTCCCGGGGCGTTGCAGCAGCTGGAGCGCTGCATCGACGACAGTTCGCGCGAGGTGCGGGTGGCGACGGCCAAGGCGTTCGCGCAGCGCGTGCATCGTCCCGCGCTCCCGAAGGTCGAGGCGGCGATCAAGGGGAAGCGGCTGTCCGACGCCGACCTCACGGAGAAGATGGCGCTGTTCGAGGCCTTTGGCGCGATGTGCGGCGACGGCGGGGTGGCGCTGCTCGATGGGCTCCTCAACAGCAAGAGCTTCTTTGGCCGGCGCGAGGACCCGGAGCTGCGCGCCTGCGCGGCAATGGCGCTGGGGCGGGTCGGGACGACGGATGCAATCGCGGTGTTGCGTCGCGCGGCGACCGACAAGGAGATCCTGGTGCGCAACGCGGTGAACCGCGCCCTGCGGGGAGGGACGGCGTGA
- the trpB gene encoding tryptophan synthase subunit beta codes for MSASATPSTNSTSSTIPTSAAGSAGAKASLASSEVPASRDRFGVFGGRYVPETLIPALDELEAAFDAAMLDPTFVGAWQELLTHYVGRASALSDAPRLSALVGAPVWLKREDLNHTGAHKINNTVGQALLARRMGKTRIIAETGAGQHGVATATICARFGLGCVVYMGEEDMRRQALNVYRMRLMGAEVIPVTSGTRTLKDATTEAIRDWVTNVRDSHYIIGSVVGPAPYPRMVRAFQSVIGREARAQMLERAGRLPRSVVACVGGGSNAMGIFAGFVDDEGVELVGVEAAGEGLDSARHSASLTRGTPGVLHGSLSYLLQDERGQVHPAHSISAGLDYPGVGPEHSYLKDSGRATYVAVDDTQALEGFAMLSRLEGIIPALETAHAVAWIAAQRGRWTADEPVLLCVSGRGDKDVAQVREMGILPL; via the coding sequence ATGTCCGCATCTGCCACGCCCTCGACCAATTCGACGAGTTCGACGATTCCAACCAGCGCGGCTGGTTCGGCCGGCGCGAAGGCGTCGCTCGCCTCGAGTGAAGTCCCCGCATCGCGCGACCGCTTTGGCGTATTCGGGGGACGTTACGTGCCGGAGACGCTGATCCCGGCGCTGGACGAACTCGAGGCGGCGTTCGACGCCGCGATGCTCGACCCGACCTTTGTCGGTGCCTGGCAGGAGCTCCTCACGCACTATGTGGGGCGAGCGTCGGCGCTGAGCGATGCGCCACGCCTGTCGGCGCTGGTCGGGGCGCCGGTGTGGCTCAAGCGCGAGGACCTGAACCACACGGGGGCGCACAAGATCAACAACACCGTGGGGCAGGCGCTGCTGGCGCGCCGCATGGGGAAGACGCGCATCATCGCCGAGACCGGGGCGGGGCAGCATGGCGTGGCGACGGCGACCATCTGCGCGCGCTTCGGCCTCGGTTGCGTGGTGTACATGGGCGAGGAGGACATGCGCCGGCAGGCGCTCAACGTCTACCGCATGCGGCTGATGGGGGCGGAAGTGATTCCCGTCACCAGCGGGACGCGGACGCTCAAGGACGCCACGACCGAGGCGATTCGGGATTGGGTCACGAACGTCCGGGACTCGCACTACATCATTGGCTCGGTGGTGGGGCCGGCTCCGTATCCGCGCATGGTGCGCGCCTTCCAGTCGGTCATCGGGCGCGAGGCGCGCGCGCAGATGCTGGAGCGCGCGGGGCGTCTTCCGAGGAGCGTGGTGGCGTGCGTGGGCGGGGGGTCGAATGCGATGGGAATCTTTGCCGGTTTCGTTGACGATGAGGGGGTGGAACTCGTCGGAGTTGAGGCGGCCGGTGAAGGGCTCGATTCCGCCCGGCACTCGGCGTCGTTGACCCGCGGCACGCCGGGGGTGCTGCACGGGTCGTTGAGCTACCTGCTGCAGGACGAGCGCGGGCAGGTGCATCCGGCGCATTCGATTTCGGCCGGCCTGGACTACCCGGGGGTGGGGCCGGAGCACTCGTACCTAAAGGACAGTGGCCGGGCGACCTATGTCGCGGTGGACGACACGCAGGCCCTGGAGGGGTTCGCGATGCTGAGTCGGTTGGAGGGGATCATTCCGGCGCTCGAGACGGCGCACGCTGTGGCGTGGATCGCCGCGCAACGCGGGCGCTGGACCGCCGACGAGCCTGTGCTGCTGTGCGTGAGCGGTCGCGGGGACAAGGACGTGGCGCAGGTCCGAGAAATGGGTATTTTGCCGCTGTGA
- a CDS encoding phosphoribosylanthranilate isomerase codes for MASHHSAVALKFCGLTRAEDAVLAAALGAGFLGFIFAPSARQLTVEGAASLLRAVEDTPGSQRLPRPARVGVFAGMSADAIADTVDRLGLDVIQLHGGDDGELVPALRRRTRARIWMVLHVGESGIDGRQLAAAAEGDGVLLDAKVDGMLGGTGRSFDWAATREVVEPLRDGRSIILAGGLRADNVARAIALLAPDVVDVSSGVESAPGVKDPLRMRAFADAVREARDRKPSHE; via the coding sequence GTGGCATCGCACCATTCCGCCGTCGCGCTCAAGTTCTGCGGGCTCACGCGTGCCGAGGACGCCGTGCTCGCCGCCGCGTTAGGCGCCGGATTCCTCGGCTTCATCTTTGCGCCGAGTGCACGGCAGCTGACGGTCGAGGGCGCGGCGTCGCTGCTGCGCGCCGTCGAGGACACGCCGGGTTCGCAGCGTCTTCCGCGGCCGGCGCGCGTCGGGGTCTTTGCCGGGATGAGCGCCGACGCCATCGCCGATACCGTCGATCGCCTGGGGCTCGACGTGATCCAGCTGCACGGGGGCGACGACGGAGAACTCGTGCCCGCGCTCAGGCGCCGCACACGCGCGCGCATCTGGATGGTGCTTCACGTGGGCGAGTCGGGTATCGACGGGCGGCAGCTCGCCGCGGCGGCGGAGGGCGATGGCGTCCTCCTCGACGCCAAGGTGGACGGGATGCTCGGCGGGACAGGACGCAGCTTCGACTGGGCGGCGACGCGTGAGGTGGTGGAACCCCTGCGCGACGGGCGATCGATTATCCTTGCCGGAGGTCTTCGCGCGGACAATGTCGCCCGGGCCATCGCGCTCCTGGCCCCGGATGTGGTCGACGTCTCGTCCGGCGTGGAATCGGCGCCGGGGGTGAAGGACCCGCTGCGCATGCGCGCCTTCGCGGACGCCGTTCGCGAGGCGCGCGACCGGAAACCGTCGCACGAATGA
- a CDS encoding indole-3-glycerol-phosphate synthase: MQENLSWTPPSGPLGRLSAAAAERSSALRLRLDDLKAQVRDAPPVTSFAKALRAGETIAVIAEIKRRSPSKGEINAEIRAGDRGALYEKAGARALSVLTEPSEFGGSERDLVEVRDRVSIPLLKKDFHVDEAQVWEARALGASAILFIARALGPGRLEGLVDLALDLGIEPLVEVRSEAELARAVATRAPAIGVNARDLETLVIEQSVTERLLPSIPRDRVRVAESGMTAVPDVVRAAALGADAVLIGSALSASSDPAAAMRALAGVARVAGA; encoded by the coding sequence GTGCAAGAGAATCTCTCCTGGACGCCCCCGTCTGGCCCGCTGGGGCGACTTTCCGCAGCCGCGGCCGAGCGCTCGTCCGCGCTTCGGCTCCGCCTCGACGACCTGAAGGCGCAGGTGCGCGACGCCCCACCGGTCACCTCCTTCGCCAAGGCGCTACGAGCGGGCGAAACGATTGCCGTGATCGCCGAGATCAAGCGACGTTCGCCGTCGAAAGGGGAGATCAATGCCGAGATTCGCGCCGGTGACCGGGGGGCGTTGTACGAGAAGGCGGGGGCGCGCGCCCTCTCCGTGCTCACCGAACCGTCGGAGTTTGGCGGCAGCGAGCGTGACCTTGTCGAGGTACGCGACCGCGTGAGCATTCCGCTCCTCAAGAAGGACTTCCACGTAGACGAGGCGCAGGTGTGGGAGGCGCGCGCCCTCGGCGCGTCGGCGATCCTCTTCATTGCGCGGGCGCTGGGACCTGGGCGACTGGAGGGGCTGGTCGACCTCGCACTGGACCTCGGGATCGAGCCGCTGGTGGAGGTGCGGAGCGAGGCGGAGCTGGCGCGTGCGGTGGCGACACGAGCCCCCGCGATCGGCGTGAACGCGCGCGACCTCGAGACGCTGGTGATCGAGCAATCGGTGACGGAACGCCTGCTGCCGTCGATACCGCGCGACCGGGTGCGGGTGGCGGAGAGTGGGATGACGGCGGTGCCGGACGTGGTGCGCGCCGCGGCACTGGGCGCCGACGCCGTGCTCATCGGCTCCGCGCTGTCGGCGTCGAGCGACCCGGCAGCCGCAATGCGCGCGCTGGCCGGCGTGGCGCGCGTCGCCGGCGCGTAG
- the lexA gene encoding transcriptional repressor LexA: protein MPLTKRQREILTYLQEYADDRGYAPSFEEIAEHFNYNSLATVHEHLTNLERKGYIRRSYNESRAIEILPSELFARAVDLPLLGTVAAGAPIEAYAHNESLAVPQDLVTRNGNHYVLKVRGNSMIDEQIRDGDFVIVNERRSADNGEMVIALLNNTGATCKKFYRERDGRIRLQPANETLTPMYVHENDIAIQGVVVGVIRRY from the coding sequence ATGCCGCTCACCAAACGGCAACGAGAGATCCTGACCTACCTGCAGGAGTACGCCGACGACCGGGGCTACGCCCCTTCGTTCGAGGAGATCGCCGAGCACTTCAACTATAACTCGCTGGCCACGGTGCACGAGCACCTCACCAACCTCGAACGCAAGGGGTACATCCGGCGGAGTTACAACGAGAGCCGGGCCATCGAGATCCTCCCGTCGGAACTCTTTGCGCGCGCGGTCGACCTCCCGCTCCTGGGCACCGTCGCCGCCGGCGCCCCCATCGAGGCGTACGCGCACAACGAGTCGCTTGCCGTTCCACAGGACCTGGTCACCCGAAACGGGAACCACTACGTCCTCAAGGTGCGCGGGAACTCGATGATCGACGAGCAAATCCGTGACGGCGACTTTGTCATCGTCAACGAGCGCCGCAGCGCGGACAACGGCGAGATGGTCATCGCCCTCCTCAACAACACCGGCGCCACCTGCAAGAAGTTCTACCGCGAACGCGACGGGCGCATTCGGCTGCAGCCAGCCAACGAGACGCTCACGCCGATGTACGTGCACGAGAACGACATCGCCATCCAGGGGGTCGTCGTCGGCGTCATTCGGCGCTACTAG